The sequence TCGAATCAGGCGGCAATTCAGGCGTTTATGGCGCAGGGAACCGGCGGGAGCATTCTGAATATGGGCTCGGTGCTGGGTTACTCGCCATCGCCGGCTTATTTCGCCACACACGCCTACGCCGCCACCAAATCGGCCGTGATCGGCTTTACAAAGTCGATAGCCGCCTATTACGCCAAAGACAACATCCGCGTAAACGTGCTCGCCCCGGCGCTGGTGGAAACACCCATGGCGCAGCGGGCCGCTCAGGACGATACCATCCTGTCGTTTATCCAGACCAAACAACCGCTGGCAGGCGGGCGCATTGGCCAACCCGCCGACCTCGACGGCGCGGCGGTCTACTTTCTCTCCGACGCCTCAGCCTTTGCCACCGGTCAGATCCTGTCGGTCGACGGAGGCTGGAGCGTCAGCGAAGGGCAGTTGTAAGTGCTAGCCCTAACCGATTCGTGTCCC comes from Fibrella aestuarina BUZ 2 and encodes:
- a CDS encoding SDR family NAD(P)-dependent oxidoreductase, whose protein sequence is MSQWLTDKRIVVIGGTTGLGLSAAKAFVNEGAQVVVVGRNPEHCAEAERLLNGKGLAITGDATDPQTAVKAINLCQSIFGGFDGLYHVAGGSGRRFGDGPLHELTLDGWNYTFSLNLTSLMLSNQAAIQAFMAQGTGGSILNMGSVLGYSPSPAYFATHAYAATKSAVIGFTKSIAAYYAKDNIRVNVLAPALVETPMAQRAAQDDTILSFIQTKQPLAGGRIGQPADLDGAAVYFLSDASAFATGQILSVDGGWSVSEGQL